The genome window CACATGGCCGCGCTCAGTGTCTATCTCGGTCACACCTCGGTCGCCAACACCTACTGGTATCTCGAAGCCACGCCAGTGCTGCTGCGCGACATCGCTGCCGCGAGCGAGGATCTGTATCTGGGAGAAGCGGCATGACGGCGCTTGCTCCCCATCTCACAGCCTTCCTGCGCGAACATCTGCCGCGGGAACGCGCCGTAAGCCCGCATACGGTGAAGACCTATGCCAACTGCTTCGTCCTGCTGGTCCGGTTCGCATCCGATCGGCTGAAGCGTCGACCGACCGATCTCGAGATCGAGGATTTCGGCACCGACATGATCATGGCCTTTCTCGGCCATGTCGAGGTCGAGCGCGGCAGCTGTGTGCGGACCCGCAATGGCAGGCTCGCTGCGATCAGATCCTTCTTCCGGTACATCGAGTATCGGGTTCCGGCGTGTCTTGACCAGGCGCTTCGGGTTCGATCGATCCCCAGCAAGAAGGCAAACAAAACGCTGATCGATTATCTCGACCGGGCCGAGATCAAGGCATTACTCGACGCGCCCGATCCTCGGACACGGCTCGGTACGCGCGATCGCGCTATGCTGCACTTGACCTATGCAGCGGGGCTTCGGGTATCGGAACTCGTGTCGCTGCAACTGCGCGATTTCCCGGATCGATCGCTCTCGACGGTCCACATCATGGGTAAAGGCCGTCGCGAGCGGGTCTTGCCGCTATGGAAAGAGACCCAGTCCGCACTCCGCGCATGGCTTGTCATCCGTCCTGAGACTGAGGTCGCCGAGGTATTTCTCAACGCGAACGGGCAGCCCATCACCCGCGATGGCTTCGCATTCCGTCTCGCCAAACATGTC of Aurantiacibacter atlanticus contains these proteins:
- a CDS encoding tyrosine-type recombinase/integrase; its protein translation is MTALAPHLTAFLREHLPRERAVSPHTVKTYANCFVLLVRFASDRLKRRPTDLEIEDFGTDMIMAFLGHVEVERGSCVRTRNGRLAAIRSFFRYIEYRVPACLDQALRVRSIPSKKANKTLIDYLDRAEIKALLDAPDPRTRLGTRDRAMLHLTYAAGLRVSELVSLQLRDFPDRSLSTVHIMGKGRRERVLPLWKETQSALRAWLVIRPETEVAEVFLNANGQPITRDGFAFRLAKHVNAAAKKQPSLLRKRVTPHVLRHSCAMHTLAATGDIRKVALWLGHASIQSTETYLRADSEEKLRILAAHGGPEISPGRFKPPSDTLIAMLNDVRKRA